A stretch of Malus sylvestris chromosome 11, drMalSylv7.2, whole genome shotgun sequence DNA encodes these proteins:
- the LOC126588367 gene encoding LOB domain-containing protein 1-like — MECSTETMNTNYTTTSSTMSQSPPSSSPSSPPTPTPTPSPPVVISPCAACKILRRRCADKCVLAPYFPPSEPVKFTIAHRVFGASNIIKFLQELPESQRADAVSSMVYEASARIRDPVYGCAGAICHLQKQVNELQAQLAKAQAELVNMQCQQANLVALIWEMSHPNSEQGSPPQSLDDNFVATNPHGGNQTNLGFLDDSTTLGSLWEPLWT, encoded by the exons ATGGAGTGCAGTACTGAAACAATGAACACAAATTACACAACCACTTCATCAACTATGTCTCaatctcctccttcttcttcaccatcGTCTCCTCCAACCCCAACTCCCACTCCATCTCCACCAGTTGTTATAAGTCCTTGTGCTGCATGCAAGATTTTGAGGAGAAGATGTGCAGACAAGTGCGTTTTGGCCCCTTACTTTCCTCCCTCTGAGCCAGTCAAGTTTACTATAGCTCATCGTGTCTTTGGGGCAAGCAATATTATCAAGTTCTTGCAG GAACTTCCAGAATCTCAAAGAGCCGATGCAGTGAGCAGCATGGTTTATGAGGCAAGTGCAAGAATTAGAGACCCAGTTTATGGTTGTGCTGGAGCAATCTGCCACCTGCAGAAGCAAGTGAATGAGCTGCAGGCACAACTGGCCAAGGCACAGGCTGAGCTTGTCAACATGCAATGCCAGCAAGCCAACCTTGTGGCTCTGATTTGGGAAATGTCACACCCTAATTCCGAGCAAGGATCTCCTCCACAATCACTTGATGACAACTTCGTCGCCACCAATCCTCACGGCGGCAACCAGACCAACTTAGGCTTCCTTGATGATTCCACCACTCTAGGCTCATTGTGGGAACCACTTTGGACATGA